The following are encoded together in the Oncorhynchus masou masou isolate Uvic2021 chromosome 5, UVic_Omas_1.1, whole genome shotgun sequence genome:
- the LOC135525799 gene encoding B-cell receptor CD22-like — MLMSLINRKDSSASTTCVLTAFIMFQHFRFSLTTRQLTHCTRPLLFTSLYCRVGDATMALRTAGSVLVVFLWSVTVVLGQDGWSVTYTTQSICTLKGSTVKLFCSYTYPRGKVTTTFWFTKWGTGVQPKDLGQDPEYSGRLEYHGDKKKDCTLRITDLRERDSAEYKFRLLTDQEGGKYSGSPGVTLSVTGLQVKVTGGHQDKTLTCITTCTLTDKPTYIWYKNGQHLDESTSPQYKDPVSSNYGDSYSCAVKGHEDLLSPAVCVQGQDCNRVTYTKRTICALKGSTVYISCSYFSGYDTVKSTLWFSPKQSDSWRDELIPEDLTTDPGYAGRVEYVGEKERGRSTLRITDLREEDSAEYKFIFNTQTSRWGHSFPGTTLTVTDLQVKVTPATEAGKRTLTCITTCTLTDNPTYIWYKNGHKVKEDTSSLDSDSFSDADSYSCAVKGHEDLLSPAVCQKCWSVTYTHQKICALKGSTVDISCSYTYPSNHEIKQSFWFTKWSGLEAEDLSSVPGYEGHIEYLGDKKSDCTLRITDLRLNDSAGFRFRFITSGGKFSGSPVSLTVTDVVLEMDPTSVSEGERVTLRCRTNCTLDPITAYSWYKNGQPIPNSNTYSPFYILFSVSSEDTGRYSCSVEGHEDLPSAEETLIVTYGPWNTSVSVSPSGELVEGSSVTLTCSSDANPPVDKYTWYKKNVASPKASGQSYSITNIISEDRGEYYCEAQNGRGSNNSTALMIIVAEKQTSVLTAAVGIIVVVLGVILASCLSGLMWFRKKVFKTTSDTRHTAGNGQGDSSPVYDNISGMAFTPTAAQTAATVDQDDVHYASDVHSRLKNQEVPLYSTVQLPQPQKEDEDVLYAALNFNLPSAATWSTVEQAAEEDPSVLYSTVNKPRTKKT; from the exons ATGTTAATGTCTTTAATAAACAGGAAGGACAGTTCTGCATCCACTACTTGTGTTCTGACTGCTTTTATAATGTTTCAACACTTCAGGTTTTCACTCACTACCAGACAGTTGACTCACTGTACAAGACCTCTCCTCTTCACTTCACTCT actgcagggtgggagatgcaacaatggccttgagaacagcaggaagtgtgttggtggtctttctctggtctgtgaCAG TGGTACTGGGTCAGGATGGCTGGAGTGTGACATACACCACTCAGAGTATCTGTaccttgaaggggtcaacagtgaAGCTGTTCTGTTCTTATACATATCCCAGAGGTAAAGTCACAACAACCTTCTGGTTCACTAAATGGGGGACTGGTGTACAACCTAAAGATCTAGGTCAGGACCCAGAGTATTCAGGTCGTCTGGAGTATCATGGAGATAAGAAGAAAGACTgtaccctgagaatcacagacctgagagagagagactcagctgAGTACAAGTTCAGATTATTAACAGATCAGGAAGGAGGGAAATATTCTGgaagtcctggagtcactctgtctgtcacag GTCTTCAGGTGAAGGTGACTGGTGGACATCAGGAtaagacactgacctgtatcaccacctgtactctgactgacaaacccacctacatctggtacaagaacggacaacATCTAGATGAGAGCACCTCCCCCCAGTACAAAGacccagtctccagtaactatggagacagttattcctgtgctgtaaaaggccatgaggatctcctctctcctgcagtgt GTGTCCAGGGTCAGGACTGCAACAGAGTGACTTACACCAAGAGGACAATCTGTgccttgaaggggtcaacagtgtACATATCCTGTAGTTATTTCAGTGGTTATGATACAGTCAAATCAACACTCTGGTTTAGTCCCAAACAGAGTGACAGCTGGAGGGATGAGTTGATCCCTGAGGACCTAACCACAGACCCAGGGTATGCAGGTCGTGTGGAGTAtgttggagagaaggagagaggtcgctccaccctgagaatcacagatcTGAGAGAGGAGGACTCTGCTGAGTACAAGTTCATAttcaacacacagacatcaaGATGGGGACACAGCTTCCCTGGAACAACTCTGACTGTCACAG ACctgcaggtgaaggtgactcCTGCCACAGAGGCAGGGAAgaggacactgacctgtatcaccacctgtactctgactgacaaccccacctacatctggtacaagaacggacacAAAGTAAAGGAGGACACTTCCAGCCTGGACTCAGACTCCTTTAGTGAtgcagacagttactcctgtgctgtaaaaggccatgaggatctcctctctcctgcagtgT GTcagaagtgttggagtgtgacttaCACCCATCAGAAGATCTGTgccttgaaggggtcaacagtggacatttcctgctcttacacatatcccagTAATCATGAGATCAAACAATCTTTCTGGTTTACTaaatggtctggtctggaggcTGAAGATCTGAGCTCAGTGCCAGGGTATGAGGGTCATATAGAGTACCTTGGGGATAAGAAGAGTGACTgtaccctgagaatcacagacctgagaTTGAATGACTCTGCAGGGTTCAGGTTCAGATTCATAACATCTGGAGGAAAGTTTTCTGGctcacctgtctctctgactgtcacAG ATGTTGTGTTGGAGATGGATCCTACATCTgtgtcagagggggagagagtcacACTGAGATGTAGAACCAACTGTACACTGGACCCCATCACAGCCTACAGTTGGTATAAGAATGGACAGCCTATACCAAACAGCAACACCTACTCTCCTTTCTATATCCTGTTCTCAGTCAGCAGTGAGGATACAGGCAGATACTCCTGTTCTGTAGAAGGACATGAGGATCTCCCCTCTGCTGAAGAGACTCTCATTGTCACAT ATGGTCCATGGAACacctcagtgtcagtcagtccctctggtgaactagtggagggcagttcagtgactctgacctgcagcagtgatgccaaccCACCTGTGGACAAATACACCTGGTACAAGAAGAATGTAGCCTCACCAAAAGCATCAGGACAGAGTTACAGCATCACTAACATCATctctgaggacagaggagaatattACTGTGAGGCCCAGAATGGAAGAGGATCTAATAACTCTACAGCTCTGATGATCATTGTAGCAG AGAAACAAACCTCAGTTCTAACTGCAGCTGTAGGAATCATAGTGGTTGTTCTGGGTGTCATACTGGCTTCATGTCTCTCTGGACTCATGTGGTTCAG GAAGAAGGTCTTCAAAACCACCTCTGACACAAGACACACGGCAGGCAATGGACAG ggagACTCTAGTCCAGTGTATGACAACATCTCAGGCATGGCCTTCACCCCTACTGCAGCACAGACAGCGGCCACCGTCGACCAGGATGATGTTCACTATGCCAGTGATGTTCACTCTCGCTTAAAAAACCAGGAAGTGCCTCTCTACTCCACCGTCCAGCTGCCTCAACCCCAGAAAGAGGATGAGGATGTCCTGTACGCTGCTTTGAATTTCAACCTTCCCAGTGCTGCCACCTG GTCCACGGTGGAACAAGCAGCTGAGGAGGATccctctgttctctacagtacagtcaacaaacccagaaccaagaagacctga